One window from the genome of Gambusia affinis linkage group LG14, SWU_Gaff_1.0, whole genome shotgun sequence encodes:
- the tmem170b gene encoding transmembrane protein 170B, with the protein MPPSKAKFSYPIKRAANPGDGGGGGTMSRDYSVNLSVQQVLSLWVHGATLKDFTEMWYWVFLWCLFSSLFVHGAGGLLMLVMLQRHRWGRLITLVLVSVGFLASLSGAVITSAAVAGVYRVAGKGMAPLEALVFGAGQTSLSIIISFSRILATL; encoded by the exons ATGCCTCCGTCCAAAGCCAAGTTCAGCTATCCGATAAAGAGGGCTGCGAACCCGGGcgacggcggcggcggcggaaCCATGAGCCGGGATTATTCCGTGAACCTGTCGGTGCAGCAGGTGCTGAGCCTCTGGGTCCACGGCGCCACCCTGAAAGACTTCACAG agATGTGGTACTGGGTCTTCCTGTGGTGTCTGTTCTCCTCGCTGTTCGTTCACGGCGCCGGCGGTCTCCTCATGTTGGTCATGCTGCAGCGCCACAGGTGGGGCCGCCTCATCACGCTGGTTCTGGTCAGCGTCGGCTTCCTGGCCTCCCTCTCTGGAGCCGTCATCACAA gtgCGGCGGTGGCCGGTGTGTACCGCGTGGCGGGGAAGGGCATGGCGCCGCTGGAGGCTCTGGTGTTCGGCGCGGGTCAGACCTCGCTCTCCATCATCATCTCCTTCTCCCGCATCCTGGCCACGCTGTGA